A single Chryseobacterium sp. DNA region contains:
- a CDS encoding AraC family transcriptional regulator, protein MKHLHPSFEAIRPSIGSSFTSLKFLTDENIKSHVWHYHPEIELIFVCKGSGKRQIGSSISYFSDGDLVLIGSNLPHCGLTNENTHNDYEMVVQFKPDFLGENIWNIPELQRISALLEKSKAGIVFGEQVKKTIGKNIVEMHEASSLNKLCRFLNILDELAVTQDYRILNAGKYYLQTQVEDNERINLIFNYVKDRFREVIILEEVADLAHMKVPSFCRYFKKITNKTFTRFVNEYRITHALKLLAEQPLSITEVCFESGFNNFSYFNKTFKEYMGKSPSQYRKEFNYFME, encoded by the coding sequence ATGAAGCATTTACATCCTTCTTTTGAAGCTATACGGCCTAGTATAGGAAGTAGTTTTACCAGCCTGAAATTTCTTACCGATGAGAATATAAAATCCCATGTCTGGCACTACCACCCTGAGATTGAATTGATTTTTGTCTGCAAAGGATCGGGAAAAAGACAGATAGGAAGCAGTATTTCTTATTTTTCGGATGGTGATCTTGTTCTCATCGGAAGCAATCTTCCCCATTGTGGGCTTACCAATGAAAATACCCATAATGACTACGAAATGGTGGTACAGTTTAAACCTGATTTTTTAGGAGAGAATATCTGGAATATACCGGAGTTGCAAAGGATTTCCGCCCTGCTTGAGAAATCCAAGGCTGGAATCGTATTTGGTGAGCAGGTGAAGAAAACAATTGGAAAAAATATTGTTGAGATGCATGAAGCTTCCTCTTTAAATAAACTGTGCAGATTCCTGAATATACTGGATGAGCTGGCTGTTACTCAGGATTACAGGATTTTAAATGCCGGAAAGTATTATCTTCAGACACAGGTAGAGGACAATGAAAGAATCAATCTCATATTTAATTATGTAAAAGACCGTTTCAGGGAAGTGATCATCCTGGAAGAAGTCGCTGATCTCGCCCATATGAAAGTGCCGTCTTTCTGCCGCTATTTTAAAAAGATTACCAATAAAACCTTTACCCGGTTTGTTAATGAATACAGGATTACCCATGCTCTTAAGCTTCTTGCTGAACAGCCTTTAAGCATAACGGAGGTATGCTTTGAATCCGGGTTCAATAATTTCAGTTATTTTAATAAGACCTTTAAAGAATATATGGGAAAAAGCCCTTCGCAATACAGGAAAGAATTTAATTACTTCATGGAATAA
- the galK gene encoding galactokinase gives MHEQLVNPTIEKFKAEFKAEPEHIFLSPGRINIIGEHVDYSDGFVLPAAIDKYICFAVRKIPQTHRCTIIAKDLDEKYTFDVTRKVKPVRQMWMNYILGVFSQLQKPENLFCGMEIVFSSTIPMGAGLSSSAALECGFAYILNELFDLRISPKDIAVIGQKSEHSFAGVQCGIMDQFASVFGKENKVIMLDCNSLEHQYFDADLKGYSLLLFDSCVKHSHLTSGYNERRKEVEHGKKVLWKNFPEIEKFRDFTMDMLDMAKEEMGNISYKRCLYLLKEIQRVEMAAKAISEGNFEYLGTLLTETHAGLSAEFEVSCKELDFLVDQALQQEGVLGARIMGGGFGGCSINLIQENKAEEVIRTINEKYLENFNIQMKVYHVKISDGIKEYTNEYII, from the coding sequence ATGCATGAACAGTTAGTCAACCCAACCATAGAAAAGTTTAAAGCCGAATTCAAAGCAGAACCGGAACACATTTTCCTTTCTCCCGGAAGAATCAATATTATCGGCGAGCATGTGGACTATAGCGACGGCTTTGTACTGCCGGCCGCCATAGACAAATACATCTGTTTTGCTGTTCGTAAAATTCCTCAGACTCATCGGTGTACCATTATAGCCAAAGACCTTGACGAAAAATACACATTTGATGTCACCAGAAAGGTAAAACCGGTCCGGCAGATGTGGATGAACTATATTCTTGGCGTTTTTAGCCAGTTACAAAAGCCGGAAAACCTGTTTTGCGGTATGGAAATTGTCTTCAGCAGCACCATTCCGATGGGAGCCGGGCTTTCCTCATCAGCAGCTCTTGAATGCGGTTTTGCGTATATCCTCAATGAGCTTTTTGATCTTCGGATATCACCAAAAGATATTGCGGTAATCGGGCAGAAGTCGGAACATTCTTTTGCAGGAGTTCAGTGCGGAATTATGGATCAGTTTGCCTCCGTTTTCGGAAAAGAAAATAAGGTAATTATGCTCGACTGTAATTCTCTGGAACATCAATATTTTGATGCAGATCTTAAAGGATACAGTCTGTTGCTTTTCGATAGCTGTGTAAAGCATAGCCATTTGACATCCGGTTATAATGAAAGGCGTAAAGAAGTTGAACACGGCAAAAAAGTCCTATGGAAAAACTTCCCGGAAATAGAAAAATTCAGGGATTTTACGATGGATATGCTGGATATGGCAAAAGAAGAAATGGGAAATATCTCATACAAAAGATGCCTTTATCTTCTGAAAGAAATTCAGAGAGTAGAAATGGCAGCAAAAGCTATTTCAGAAGGGAACTTTGAATATCTGGGAACACTGCTGACGGAAACTCATGCCGGGCTGTCTGCTGAATTTGAGGTCAGCTGCAAAGAACTTGATTTTTTAGTAGATCAGGCATTACAGCAGGAAGGTGTGCTGGGAGCAAGAATTATGGGAGGCGGTTTCGGAGGCTGCAGTATCAACCTTATTCAGGAAAATAAGGCTGAAGAAGTGATCCGGACTATCAATGAAAAATATCTGGAAAATTTCAATATTCAGATGAAAGTTTATCATGTTAAAATTTCCGACGGGATAAAAGAATACACTAATGAATACATCATTTGA
- a CDS encoding UDP-glucose--hexose-1-phosphate uridylyltransferase yields MNTSFDRKKHPHRRYNPLLNEWILVSPQRANRPWQGQREKTAEEDRPVYDPDCYLCSGNRRANGSRNPAYKGTYVFNNDFGALLNEEIDFFEEHSGFFTLLPERGINRVVCFSEDHSLTLPEMSVEQIKNVVEVWQAQFNELAALDHINYIQIFENKGSIMGCSNPHPHGQIWAQSSIPAMVQKTQDQLKSYFEKNKRTLLEDYLKQEITAAERIITENEHFAALVPFWASWPYETMIISKQKRENISAFSEEEKESLAMVLKNLTTIYDNLFETSFPYSAGIHQSPTDGQEHPEWHFHMHFYPPLLRSAEIKKFMVGYEMLAEPQRDITPEQSAAILRSLPTIHYKKKQ; encoded by the coding sequence ATGAATACATCATTTGACCGTAAAAAGCACCCTCACAGAAGATATAATCCTCTTTTGAACGAATGGATACTGGTTTCTCCACAGCGGGCAAACCGGCCATGGCAGGGGCAGAGGGAAAAAACAGCAGAAGAGGACCGTCCTGTATACGATCCGGATTGCTATCTGTGTTCCGGAAATAGGCGGGCTAATGGAAGCCGAAATCCTGCGTACAAGGGAACCTATGTCTTCAATAATGATTTTGGAGCATTGCTGAATGAAGAAATTGATTTTTTTGAAGAACATTCCGGATTTTTCACCCTTCTTCCGGAACGCGGAATCAACAGGGTAGTTTGTTTTTCTGAAGATCACAGCCTTACCTTACCGGAAATGTCTGTGGAACAAATAAAAAATGTTGTAGAAGTATGGCAGGCGCAGTTCAATGAACTGGCCGCTTTGGACCATATCAATTATATTCAGATTTTTGAAAATAAAGGAAGCATTATGGGCTGCAGTAACCCTCATCCGCATGGACAGATATGGGCGCAGTCATCAATTCCGGCTATGGTTCAGAAAACCCAGGATCAATTGAAATCCTATTTTGAAAAAAATAAAAGAACATTACTGGAGGATTATCTTAAGCAGGAAATCACAGCTGCAGAGCGTATTATCACAGAAAATGAGCATTTTGCAGCATTGGTGCCGTTTTGGGCATCATGGCCTTATGAAACCATGATTATCAGTAAACAGAAAAGAGAAAATATTTCTGCATTTTCTGAAGAGGAAAAAGAATCTCTTGCAATGGTTCTCAAGAATCTGACCACGATATACGACAATCTCTTTGAAACATCATTTCCTTATTCTGCAGGAATCCACCAGTCGCCTACAGATGGCCAAGAACATCCCGAATGGCATTTTCATATGCATTTTTACCCACCGCTGCTCAGAAGCGCGGAAATTAAAAAATTTATGGTAGGATATGAAATGCTGGCAGAACCCCAGAGGGACATCACCCCGGAGCAAAGTGCAGCAATATTAAGAAGTCTGCCAACAATTCATTATAAGAAAAAACAATAA
- a CDS encoding HAD family hydrolase, translating into MEQIKLIVTDMDGTFLNSSHEMSPEFSDVYKELKKRNIVFVPASGRQMPGITHYFGEIESEIGFIAENGGYVIYKDQELFADILEYQYIVEIIKAVREIPGAKAVLSAKKMAYYETEDQQFVDFFSKYYTENMKKDDLTEKIDDTAFKIAVYHPDGSEKHLYPALKRFEEFSLEVVVSGEYWLDVMNKDINKGNALKILQESLGISSENTMAFGDYMNDIEMLKNAKYSYAMKNAHPNVKQVANFEACTNDSFGVLKTIKDYLYFN; encoded by the coding sequence ATGGAACAGATTAAATTAATTGTTACCGATATGGATGGGACATTTCTCAATTCCAGTCATGAAATGAGCCCTGAATTTTCGGATGTTTACAAGGAACTGAAAAAAAGAAATATTGTATTTGTACCCGCAAGCGGAAGACAGATGCCGGGCATCACCCATTATTTCGGAGAAATAGAGAGCGAGATCGGGTTTATTGCTGAAAATGGCGGCTATGTTATCTATAAAGATCAGGAGCTTTTTGCCGATATTCTTGAATATCAATATATTGTTGAAATCATCAAAGCTGTTCGTGAAATACCGGGAGCCAAAGCTGTATTGTCAGCTAAAAAAATGGCTTATTATGAAACCGAAGATCAGCAGTTTGTAGACTTTTTCTCAAAGTACTATACTGAAAACATGAAAAAAGACGATCTTACGGAAAAAATTGATGATACAGCCTTTAAAATAGCGGTCTATCATCCGGATGGTTCTGAAAAACACCTGTATCCTGCTCTTAAAAGATTTGAAGAATTTAGTCTCGAAGTGGTTGTTTCCGGGGAGTATTGGCTGGACGTTATGAATAAAGATATCAATAAAGGAAACGCCCTGAAAATACTTCAGGAATCTTTAGGTATTTCTTCGGAAAACACGATGGCTTTCGGAGATTATATGAATGATATAGAAATGCTGAAGAATGCCAAATACTCGTATGCAATGAAAAATGCCCATCCGAATGTAAAGCAGGTGGCCAATTTTGAAGCCTGTACGAATGACAGCTTTGGAGTATTGAAAACGATTAAGGATTACCTGTATTTTAATTGA
- a CDS encoding GNAT family N-acetyltransferase, translating to MQIINYTKDFKEKCLEIFKSNLPKFFAYEELHLFEQFLDEDIHENYYVVYHDNELIACGGIFLNEKTKEGGLAWGMVHSKYHRKGFGKLFTEYRINLLKKVYPGKIYRIETSQHTAPFYEKMGFITENIVINGFAKGIDKYIMKTESR from the coding sequence ATGCAGATAATCAACTATACGAAGGATTTTAAAGAAAAATGTCTTGAAATCTTTAAAAGTAACTTGCCAAAGTTTTTTGCATATGAAGAATTGCATTTATTTGAGCAGTTTTTGGATGAAGACATTCATGAGAATTATTACGTTGTTTACCATGATAACGAACTCATTGCTTGCGGAGGAATATTTTTGAATGAGAAAACGAAGGAAGGCGGTCTTGCATGGGGAATGGTTCATTCAAAATATCATAGAAAAGGGTTCGGAAAGCTTTTTACCGAATATAGGATCAATCTATTGAAAAAGGTATATCCTGGTAAAATTTATCGTATTGAAACTTCTCAGCATACGGCACCGTTCTATGAGAAGATGGGCTTTATTACTGAGAATATTGTTATCAATGGCTTTGCCAAAGGCATTGATAAATATATAATGAAAACAGAAAGCAGATGA
- a CDS encoding ArsR family transcriptional regulator, which produces MNQSTDRKPAKTCYEHIGGKLGQLLLEQFVEKGWIAKDNPGDRHFYITEKGQIEFTKLGVDLSQIKAE; this is translated from the coding sequence ATGAACCAATCAACCGACAGAAAGCCAGCCAAAACCTGCTATGAGCATATCGGCGGAAAATTAGGACAACTTCTTTTAGAGCAATTTGTTGAGAAAGGCTGGATTGCCAAGGATAATCCTGGAGATCGTCATTTTTATATTACTGAAAAAGGACAGATAGAATTTACAAAACTGGGTGTTGACCTTTCGCAAATAAAGGCAGAATAA
- a CDS encoding sigma-70 family RNA polymerase sigma factor produces MFSRSNRANEAAFFRAIFEKYSERMFSFIFSRIRKRDDVLHVLQGTFIHLWKYRKKLKSDHAQGMVFKACRQEIFRYYKEKGLPCVSIDDEAVLLIDETEEELEFKMEKERMLEELYATLNLVPEKRKAIFIKNKLEGITEKAIAEELHMSKSAVENQISKVMHFLKRKLQ; encoded by the coding sequence ATGTTCAGCAGAAGTAACAGGGCCAATGAAGCGGCCTTTTTCAGAGCCATTTTTGAAAAATACAGTGAGCGTATGTTTTCATTTATCTTTTCCCGGATCAGAAAGCGGGATGATGTTCTACATGTCTTGCAGGGCACTTTTATACATCTTTGGAAATACAGGAAGAAGCTGAAATCAGACCATGCTCAGGGTATGGTCTTTAAAGCCTGCCGTCAGGAAATTTTCCGTTACTATAAAGAAAAGGGACTGCCATGTGTTTCCATTGACGATGAAGCCGTATTGTTGATTGATGAAACGGAGGAGGAATTGGAATTCAAAATGGAAAAGGAAAGGATGCTGGAGGAGCTGTATGCAACATTAAATCTTGTTCCGGAAAAAAGAAAAGCCATATTTATTAAAAACAAACTGGAAGGAATAACGGAAAAAGCAATCGCCGAAGAGCTGCATATGTCTAAATCTGCTGTAGAGAATCAGATTTCTAAAGTCATGCATTTTCTTAAACGAAAACTTCAATAA
- a CDS encoding FecR family protein, whose protein sequence is MEKYENKAPENTGPLTAEESARVWENIIAGIDSMERRKQQHHPWILGTVLLLFAVTGIIGYDRYYRDEVFMAAKSPEKIQLKDGTVITLLEGAKLTVKKTLPEKTRDVYLEGNAVFQVAKSKEHPFIVHGLHYETKVLGTVFKVIQNGSTFKVNLYVGKVAVKKTGARQEYFLAPNQTFSNYGKTDIATVTPLKKDKNIATGIGTKKDPNALIRLSFSGSSVKNAIEVIEKSYNITVNYPAEYAEHTISIDMKNALAENILQSIATYLDLKLNIYDTTYTYRLEK, encoded by the coding sequence ATGGAAAAATACGAAAATAAGGCCCCCGAAAATACTGGGCCGCTTACTGCTGAAGAATCAGCACGGGTATGGGAGAATATTATTGCCGGTATCGATAGCATGGAAAGACGGAAACAGCAGCACCACCCATGGATTCTGGGGACTGTACTGCTCTTGTTTGCGGTGACCGGTATTATTGGTTATGACCGATATTACAGGGACGAGGTTTTTATGGCTGCGAAAAGCCCTGAAAAAATACAATTGAAAGACGGTACGGTCATCACGCTGTTGGAAGGAGCAAAGCTTACCGTAAAAAAAACGTTGCCTGAAAAAACAAGAGATGTCTATTTAGAAGGGAATGCCGTATTTCAGGTAGCAAAATCCAAAGAACATCCCTTTATTGTTCACGGGCTCCATTATGAAACCAAAGTACTGGGTACTGTCTTTAAAGTAATCCAGAATGGCAGCACTTTTAAAGTCAATCTGTATGTGGGAAAAGTCGCCGTAAAGAAAACAGGTGCAAGGCAGGAGTATTTTCTTGCACCCAATCAGACCTTCAGTAATTATGGCAAAACGGATATTGCTACTGTGACCCCTCTAAAAAAAGATAAGAACATAGCAACCGGTATCGGTACGAAAAAAGATCCCAATGCATTGATCCGGCTTTCTTTCAGTGGAAGCAGCGTAAAGAACGCTATTGAGGTGATAGAGAAATCCTACAATATTACGGTTAACTATCCTGCTGAATATGCAGAACATACAATTTCCATTGATATGAAAAATGCACTTGCTGAAAATATCCTGCAATCCATAGCCACCTATCTTGATCTAAAACTCAATATCTATGATACTACATATACATACAGATTGGAAAAATAG
- a CDS encoding SusC/RagA family TonB-linked outer membrane protein translates to MKNVIVYTVILVFLNFSALYAQQRISERKVNYQTGKTSAAKAVHDFLITNKLEYVYSEEILEKYKIQGVKCTNERVQDCLKKILKGLPFQVLFNDNTVIIKEKKSKISQGDSSGETETVAQETTLEKTKPQSPNDTITPPREQLIKEIVLNAGYYAVKDKERTGSISKVTAKDIENQPVTNVLSTLQGRMAGVSITQNSGVPGGGYDIQIRGKNSLRTISNSDIDGNQPLYIVDGIPIGGQMTSLYSASILPARSINPLNSINPNDIESIEVLKDADATAIYGSRGANGVILITTKKGKSGKLRFNFNTTYGLSQVASKMKMMNTQQYLNMRKQAFANDGITTYPATAYDINGTWNQNRYTDWSKTLIGNTATSSNSQLSLGGGSETTTFLLSLGHNEQATVFGKDFKYVSNNLASTISHRSPDKKLQLNVSNMFSIQKNNLVRSDVTRQSFTLVPNAPALYNEDGSLNWENNTFANPVAAYNSIYSNESKQFLTNINTQYELFSNLWIKLNGGINYQTFEEWSLQPNTIYSPSSALGQSSATSRASKNNQDRFSFIIEPQANWKYKNNGHEIDILVGGTFQRELNNQGSISGVGFESNAFIHNIGAATTKTISDQIRTEYRYAAAFGRLNYQYKNKYILNITGRRDGSSRFGPNKRFANFGAIGAAWLFSKEKFLANSSWLSFGKLRGSYGSSGSDNIGDYQYLDTYSVSSYIYNAITGLIPSRLYNPDYSWEKTTKLETALELGFFKNKLNLNASWYRNRSSNQLVGVQLPVITGFTTVLANLPATIENTGLEFELNARPLRSGDIYWETAFNISFPKNKLISFPGLEGSTYANQYVIGQPVSIVKVYQYEGINPQTGLFQFTDFNGDGKISSPNDNKVIEKIGVQYFGGWNNTVRYKNWDLSFLFQFVKQRNRNYNNIMPIAGSINNQTVEALNAWSVENPNGLYMPYSTGANGTKNALQIYFQNSTASISDASFIRLKNVQIGYHIPLKNSVFKDVKIYFQGQNLVTWTKYFGIDPEFSIIGFLPPLRTYAFGAQFNL, encoded by the coding sequence ATGAAAAATGTTATTGTCTATACAGTAATCCTGGTTTTTCTCAATTTTTCGGCTCTATATGCGCAGCAGCGCATTTCTGAGAGAAAAGTGAACTACCAGACAGGAAAAACATCAGCTGCAAAAGCAGTACATGATTTTTTGATCACCAATAAGCTGGAATATGTCTATTCCGAAGAAATATTGGAAAAATATAAAATACAGGGAGTAAAATGTACCAATGAAAGAGTACAGGATTGCCTGAAGAAGATCCTTAAAGGATTGCCTTTCCAAGTGCTGTTTAATGATAATACGGTTATTATAAAAGAAAAAAAATCTAAAATTTCTCAGGGAGATTCTTCCGGCGAAACAGAAACCGTAGCCCAGGAAACCACACTCGAAAAAACGAAACCGCAAAGTCCTAACGATACCATTACCCCACCAAGGGAACAATTAATTAAAGAGATTGTCCTCAATGCAGGTTACTATGCCGTTAAAGATAAAGAACGCACCGGAAGTATTTCAAAAGTTACCGCTAAAGACATAGAAAACCAGCCCGTCACCAATGTACTGTCAACCCTACAGGGACGTATGGCAGGAGTCAGTATCACCCAAAACTCAGGAGTTCCCGGAGGTGGATATGATATTCAGATCAGGGGTAAAAACAGTTTGAGAACAATATCTAATAGTGATATAGATGGAAATCAGCCATTGTACATAGTAGACGGTATACCAATCGGAGGTCAAATGACTTCTCTATACTCTGCATCTATTTTACCTGCCCGCAGTATCAATCCGTTAAACAGCATCAATCCCAATGATATTGAGAGTATTGAGGTCTTAAAGGATGCCGATGCTACCGCTATCTATGGATCGCGGGGAGCCAACGGGGTCATCCTGATCACCACCAAAAAAGGCAAATCTGGAAAATTGAGGTTCAATTTTAACACCACTTACGGGCTGAGCCAGGTAGCATCAAAAATGAAAATGATGAATACGCAGCAATATCTGAATATGAGAAAACAAGCGTTTGCTAATGACGGTATTACCACCTATCCGGCAACGGCCTATGATATCAACGGAACATGGAATCAGAACCGTTATACAGATTGGTCGAAAACGCTCATAGGAAATACGGCAACTTCATCGAACTCCCAGCTCTCACTCGGCGGGGGCAGTGAGACCACTACCTTTTTACTCAGTTTAGGACACAACGAACAGGCCACTGTATTCGGGAAGGATTTTAAATATGTGAGTAATAATCTCGCAAGTACTATTTCCCATCGATCACCAGATAAGAAGCTCCAGCTCAATGTATCCAATATGTTCTCTATTCAGAAGAATAATTTAGTACGGTCTGATGTAACCAGACAGTCATTTACGCTGGTACCTAATGCTCCGGCTCTTTATAACGAAGACGGTAGCCTGAACTGGGAGAACAATACCTTTGCCAATCCCGTGGCTGCCTACAACAGTATTTATTCCAATGAAAGCAAGCAATTTCTCACCAATATCAATACCCAATATGAACTGTTTTCTAATTTGTGGATCAAGCTGAACGGAGGGATTAATTACCAGACCTTCGAAGAGTGGTCTTTGCAACCTAACACCATTTACAGTCCCTCATCAGCTTTGGGCCAATCCAGTGCCACTTCCAGGGCATCCAAAAATAACCAGGATCGATTTTCATTTATCATAGAGCCTCAGGCAAACTGGAAATATAAAAACAATGGCCATGAAATTGATATTTTAGTTGGAGGGACTTTTCAGCGGGAACTCAATAATCAGGGATCTATATCAGGGGTCGGTTTTGAAAGCAACGCATTCATACACAATATTGGCGCCGCCACAACTAAGACAATATCGGACCAAATTCGCACAGAATATCGCTATGCAGCGGCTTTCGGAAGACTCAACTATCAATACAAGAATAAATATATTCTCAACATTACAGGCAGACGGGATGGCAGCAGCCGTTTCGGTCCTAACAAACGATTTGCCAATTTTGGTGCCATCGGAGCTGCATGGTTGTTTTCAAAGGAAAAATTTCTTGCAAACAGCAGTTGGCTGAGCTTTGGAAAACTGAGAGGGAGTTATGGTTCTTCAGGTAGTGATAATATCGGAGACTACCAATATCTTGATACCTATAGTGTATCTTCTTACATTTATAATGCTATTACCGGTTTGATACCATCGCGTCTTTATAATCCCGATTATAGTTGGGAAAAAACAACAAAACTGGAAACTGCGTTGGAGTTGGGATTTTTCAAAAATAAATTAAACCTGAATGCATCTTGGTATCGTAACCGTTCATCCAACCAGTTGGTAGGTGTCCAACTACCGGTTATAACAGGGTTCACAACGGTACTAGCCAATCTGCCAGCTACCATTGAAAATACGGGATTAGAATTTGAACTTAATGCCCGTCCCCTGAGATCAGGTGATATTTATTGGGAAACAGCCTTCAATATCAGTTTTCCTAAGAATAAACTTATATCTTTTCCAGGGCTGGAAGGTTCTACCTATGCAAATCAGTATGTAATCGGACAACCTGTCTCCATTGTTAAAGTCTATCAATATGAAGGGATCAATCCCCAAACCGGCCTATTCCAGTTTACTGATTTCAACGGTGACGGAAAAATCTCTTCTCCTAACGACAATAAGGTAATAGAAAAAATAGGGGTACAATATTTTGGAGGGTGGAACAACACAGTTCGTTATAAAAACTGGGATTTGTCCTTTCTGTTTCAATTCGTTAAGCAAAGAAATAGAAACTACAACAATATTATGCCTATTGCGGGAAGCATTAATAACCAGACCGTAGAAGCTCTGAATGCTTGGTCCGTTGAAAACCCAAACGGCTTGTATATGCCGTATTCTACCGGTGCTAATGGCACCAAAAATGCTCTGCAGATTTATTTCCAAAATAGCACCGCTTCCATTTCGGATGCCTCTTTTATCCGCCTTAAAAATGTGCAGATAGGATATCACATTCCTTTAAAAAACAGCGTCTTTAAGGATGTGAAGATCTATTTTCAGGGGCAGAATCTTGTTACATGGACCAAATATTTTGGCATTGATCCCGAATTTTCGATTATCGGCTTTCTGCCACCTCTTAGAACGTATGCTTTCGGAGCACAATTTAACCTATAA